Sequence from the Desulfobulbaceae bacterium genome:
TCATATACCTGGGCAATGGCCTTACTCCCTTGGCTTACCATGACCTCCTTCAAACGATTCGCATTATCCCTGCTGGTGAAGGCGCCGATCTGAACGTAAAATTCTCCCTCGTTGAAATCCCGCGACGACACAAAACGATTCCTGACCTGACCTCTCACCAAAGTTCGTTCCGCCTCGCCCAAGGCAGTCACTCTGACCTTGGCAGTACCCGGACCATCAACTCCAAGCGCTCTCGCTCCACCCAGGCTCAAGTCAATAACACGTTCCTTAGCAAAAGGTCCCCTGTCGTTAACCCGCAGCACGATCTCCTTGCCATTGGTCAAATTTTTAACCAGGACCCTGGTGTTCATCGGTAAAATCTTATGAGCGGCGGTAAGGCCCCTCATATCATATGTTTCGCCATTAGAGGTCTTTCTTCCATGAAATTGCGGTCCGTACCAGGAGGCCACCCCAATCTCCTCATATCCATAGGCAGAAGGAATCGGATAATAGGTCTTGCCGTCAATTGTATAAGGCCGCTGAGTAGGAGGAACATAACGGACAGCAGACTCCTTTCGCGAAGGAACTGGCAACGACTTCGG
This genomic interval carries:
- a CDS encoding septal ring lytic transglycosylase RlpA family protein encodes the protein MRKYTVIITLFVVAVMLHGCASKVPYSYTPQPKSLPVPSRKESAVRYVPPTQRPYTIDGKTYYPIPSAYGYEEIGVASWYGPQFHGRKTSNGETYDMRGLTAAHKILPMNTRVLVKNLTNGKEIVLRVNDRGPFAKERVIDLSLGGARALGVDGPGTAKVRVTALGEAERTLVRGQVRNRFVSSRDFNEGEFYVQIGAFTSRDNANRLKEVMVSQGSKAIAQVYDQADGTRYYRVQVWVGCSLDVAKSEELDWQRRYPGSFVIAR